In Chryseobacterium gleum, a single genomic region encodes these proteins:
- a CDS encoding acyl-CoA thioesterase, translating to MQSKENILSCTEEVRVRFNETDPLGIVWHGHYIVYFEDGREAFGRQHGLTYLDIQNAGYVTPIVKSTCEHFLPLKYGETFRIVTTFINSVSAKLIYRYELFNQEDQLVCSGETIQVFLDSNGTLCLYNPEFFQNWKDKMGLS from the coding sequence ATGCAGTCTAAAGAAAATATATTAAGCTGTACTGAAGAAGTAAGAGTACGGTTCAATGAGACGGATCCACTGGGAATTGTCTGGCATGGACATTATATCGTGTATTTTGAGGACGGAAGGGAAGCTTTCGGACGTCAGCATGGCCTGACATATCTTGATATTCAGAATGCCGGATATGTAACACCGATTGTAAAAAGTACCTGTGAACATTTTCTTCCTTTAAAATATGGGGAAACATTCAGAATTGTGACAACTTTTATCAATTCTGTTTCCGCCAAGCTGATCTACAGATACGAGCTTTTCAATCAGGAAGATCAATTGGTGTGCAGCGGTGAAACTATCCAGGTTTTCCTGGACAGTAACGGAACCCTGTGCCTTTACAACCCGGAATTTTTTCAAAACTGGAAAGATAAAATGGGATTATCATGA
- a CDS encoding beta-ketoacyl synthase N-terminal-like domain-containing protein encodes MRKEIYITDYNCVTPLGFNTESNWNALLGGKSGVALHKITGSQDACYAAMIDSDQLNEEFGRIFGDAQNNSDNFTRLEKMLLLSLHPLVKKHILSEDTAFILSTTKGNISLLKNQSELPEGVYLSKLAQKIANFFGFKTKPVVVSNACVSGVMAIAAAKNMIRAGKYKDAYVIAGDELSEFVISGFNSFQAIGSGPCKPYDKNRDGINIGEAAAAVYITSCLYEEQSNEAISQNEKFRFKILGDSAVNDANHISGPSRTGDGLYASIKNTMTEANVSAEQIDFISAHGTATLYNDEMEAIAFNRIGLQNIPLNSMKGYYGHCLGASGLLESIISMESALHSTLLPSKNFEEMGITQPLNIIRENQAAEIKYILKTASGFGGCNAAVVLEKC; translated from the coding sequence ATGAGGAAGGAAATTTATATCACAGACTACAATTGTGTAACCCCTTTAGGATTCAATACAGAATCTAACTGGAATGCGCTTCTAGGAGGAAAATCGGGTGTTGCTTTACATAAAATCACAGGCAGTCAGGATGCTTGTTATGCTGCCATGATAGATTCTGATCAACTTAATGAAGAGTTCGGCAGAATCTTCGGCGACGCTCAGAATAACAGTGATAATTTTACAAGACTGGAAAAAATGCTTCTTTTAAGCCTGCACCCTCTTGTTAAAAAACATATCCTGTCAGAAGACACGGCTTTTATCCTTTCCACAACAAAAGGAAATATCAGTCTGCTAAAAAATCAGTCTGAATTGCCGGAAGGCGTTTATTTATCAAAACTGGCACAAAAAATAGCCAATTTTTTCGGATTCAAAACGAAACCTGTTGTGGTTTCCAATGCCTGCGTTTCAGGAGTAATGGCCATTGCGGCAGCTAAAAATATGATCCGGGCAGGAAAGTATAAAGATGCTTACGTGATTGCGGGAGATGAACTTTCTGAATTTGTTATTTCAGGATTCAACTCGTTTCAGGCCATTGGTTCCGGACCTTGTAAGCCTTATGATAAAAACAGGGATGGAATCAACATCGGTGAAGCGGCAGCAGCTGTGTATATCACTTCATGTCTTTACGAAGAACAGAGTAACGAAGCAATCTCACAAAACGAAAAATTCAGGTTTAAAATTCTGGGAGATTCTGCAGTCAATGATGCCAATCATATTTCCGGACCATCTAGAACAGGAGATGGCTTATATGCCAGTATCAAAAATACTATGACAGAAGCGAATGTTTCGGCTGAACAGATTGATTTTATTTCTGCTCACGGAACGGCGACTTTATATAATGATGAAATGGAGGCCATTGCCTTTAACAGAATAGGACTTCAAAACATTCCTCTCAACAGTATGAAAGGCTATTACGGGCATTGTCTGGGTGCATCAGGCCTTCTTGAAAGCATTATTTCTATGGAAAGTGCTCTGCACAGCACCTTACTTCCATCAAAGAACTTTGAGGAAATGGGAATAACCCAGCCTTTGAATATTATCAGGGAAAACCAGGCTGCAGAAATTAAATATATTCTGAAGACGGCTTCAGGATTCGGTGGTTGTAACGCAGCTGTTGTGCTGGAAAAATGTTAA